CTCCATTTTCAACCGGCCTATCTGGTTGTATAGTTCATCCTTCTCCTTCTCAATGGCAGCCTTATCTATCGACTCGTGCTGACCAAAAGCACTTTCGGCGTTCTCAAGAAATTCCTTCTTCCAGCTGCTAATCTGATTGGGATGAAGTTTGTATTGAGCTGCCAGTTCCTGCAAACTCTTCCGCTCTTTGAGCGCTTCCAGAACAACCTGGGTCTTAAACGCTGCGGTAAATTTTCTTCTCGTGTTTTTCATAGTGACAGAAATTTAAAGATTCGTAAATTCCTGTCCTAATTTTCCCGACCACTACAGTTGATACAAAACCAAGGAATTACGCCCAGTTCAATTGTTTTTCCGGTAGGTGGATATTTGTACTGTATGAACGCCGGATTATGCCTGACAAATATTTTCACTTTACGATGTTCCAGTCCTTA
This genomic window from Flavobacteriales bacterium contains:
- a CDS encoding transposase, encoding MKNTRRKFTAAFKTQVVLEALKERKSLQELAAQYKLHPNQISSWKKEFLENAESAFGQHESIDKAAIEKEKDELYNQIGRLKMENDWLKKKVL